Within the Litorilinea aerophila genome, the region CGGGCGGCAACTGGTCCACGACCTGGACGTTGGGCGCCGGACCGTCTCCCTGCCAGCCATACATGATGGTGTAGCTGATGGGCTGCCCGGGGATGGCTCCACCGAACGTTGCTGCAGTAAATTTGTACACCTGCAGATCGCCGGTCGCCGTTGATGCTGCCTCTGCCGGTAGAGGGCGGAGATGAAGCAGGATGAGCAACAGGGTCACAGTGGCGACAAAGCTCCCCAGCACACTAACTCTGGCGATGGATACGTTGACCATGTTTTCCCTCCTTTCCGTTCTGTGGCTGAAGCACGGGATTGAGATAATAACATAAACAATCCGCTCCTCGCCATCCGCCTTTCAGCATCCCCAGTAAGCCCCAGACCACGCGAAATGGGGCGGGCACAGGAACCCACCCCATTTCGTCAGAGCCGGAAAGATGCAGGGAAAACCGGCGATGCGCAGTGACCAGCTGCGCCAATATACTACTACCTACAACTACCTACAACGCTCCACCCACTACCTTTCGCCCGGCGCTCCTTCCACCAGCCCCGGCACGGCCTCCCGTCCGTTGGCGGAGGGGGCTTCCACCTCCATGTGGCGGAACTGGCTCATGTAGAGCCCGTAGTAGACGCCCTGGCGGGCCAGCAATTCCTCGTGGCGCCCCCGCTCCACGATCTCGCCGTTCACCAGCACCAGCACCTGGTCCGCGTTGCGGATGGTGCTCAGCCGGTGGGCAATGACGAAGCTGGTGCGCCCGGCCAACAACTGCTCCAGCGCGGCCTGGATCTGGCGCTCGGTACGGGTGTCCACGCTGCTGGTGGCCTCATCCAGGATCAGGATGCGGGGATCGGCCAGGGCCGCCCGGGCAATGGCGATGAGCTGGCGCTGCCCCTGGCTGAGGCCGCCCCCCCGCTCGCCCAACACAGTCTGGTAGCCCTCGGGCAGGCGGCGGATGAAATCGTCCGCCCGGGCCAACCGGGCCGCAGCCATCACCTCCTCATCGCTGGCCTCGGGCCGGCCGAAGCGGATGTTGTTCATGACCGTGTCGCTGAAGAGGAAGGTGTCCTGGAGCACGATGCCGATCTGCCGCCGCAGGCTGGCCAGGGTCACATCCCGGACATCCACGCCGTCGATGGTGACCGCGCCCGCGGTCACGTCGTAGAAGCGGGGCAACAGGTTCACCAGGGTCGTCTTGCCGGCGCCGGTGGGCCCTACGATGGCGATGGTCTGGCCTGGCTGGGCCTCCAGGTTGATGCCTTTGAGCACCGGCTCCCCCGGCGTGTATTCGGCGTACACGTCCCGATAGACCACGTGGCCCTGGATGGGCGGCAGGGGTTGGGCGCCGGGCCGTTCCTGAATCTCCGGCACCTCGTCCAGCAGGTCGAAGATGCGCTCACCGCCGGCGATGGCGCTCTGGATGTTGGTCCACAGCACGCTGATCTGCTGGATGGGCTGATTGAAGCGCTGGACGTAGGCCAGGTAGGTGATGATGAGGCCCAGGGAGACGGCCGCGCCGCCCAGGGGCTGGCCCCGAAGCAGGTAGATGCCGCCCACGCCGGCCACCAGGGCAATGGCCAGGTAGCCCAGGGCCTCCAGGGTGGGGGCCAGGGCCGCGGTGTAGGCCACGGCCCGGATGTTGGCGTCCCGGTTGGCGGCGTTGCTCTGGCGGAAGCTTTCAATGTTGGCCTCCTCTCGGCTGAAGGCCTGGACCTCCCGCACGCCGGAGATGCCCTCCTCCAGCTCGGCGTTGACGTTGCCGATCTCCTGGCGGGTCTTGCGGAAGGCCTTGCGAGCCTGGTTGCTGAACCAGAGGGTGGCCGCCACCATGAGGGGTACCACCGCCAGCCCCAACAGCCCGTAGGCCAGGTTCAGGGTCAGCATCTTGTAGGCGATCCAGAAGAGGAGCAGGCCGCCGCTCAACACCTGCACCAGGGCAAAGCTGAGGGCCTGTTGGATGGTGCTGGTGTCATTGGTGATGCGGCTCATCAGATCGCCCACCTCGTTGCGGCTGTAGTAGCCCAGGGAGAGGCGGTGCAGGTGGTTGAAGACCTCGATGCGCAGCTGGCGCAGCACGTGTTGGCCGGTCCAGCCCATGAGGTAGAACATGAGCCCACCCACCGCGGACCCCACCACGAAGAGCACACTCAACGTGAGCACGATCCGGACCAGCCCCCCCAGCAACACATCCCGGCCTGCGTCGGCCGGCACCGTGTCGTACCAGCAGTTGCCCTGCCCCGGCGTGGCCGCCGGCCCGGGCGTTGCATCCATCCCGGGCAAGGGTTGCTGGGCCGCCCCCTCGTTCACCACCGCCGGCGCCAGGTAACAGTCCACCGCCTGGCCGATCAGCTCGGGCGAGATCACCTGGACCCAGGCGTTCACCACCAGCAGCACCAGCACCAACAGCAGCACGGCCCAGTAGGGCCGAAAGTAACGGCCAAAGCGGGCCAGGGTCGTGGTCACGCTCTTGGGCTTGAGGGTCTCCTGCTCCAACAGCCGTCGCGGT harbors:
- a CDS encoding ABC transporter ATP-binding protein, which produces MIGGPRRLLEQETLKPKSVTTTLARFGRYFRPYWAVLLLVLVLLVVNAWVQVISPELIGQAVDCYLAPAVVNEGAAQQPLPGMDATPGPAATPGQGNCWYDTVPADAGRDVLLGGLVRIVLTLSVLFVVGSAVGGLMFYLMGWTGQHVLRQLRIEVFNHLHRLSLGYYSRNEVGDLMSRITNDTSTIQQALSFALVQVLSGGLLLFWIAYKMLTLNLAYGLLGLAVVPLMVAATLWFSNQARKAFRKTRQEIGNVNAELEEGISGVREVQAFSREEANIESFRQSNAANRDANIRAVAYTAALAPTLEALGYLAIALVAGVGGIYLLRGQPLGGAAVSLGLIITYLAYVQRFNQPIQQISVLWTNIQSAIAGGERIFDLLDEVPEIQERPGAQPLPPIQGHVVYRDVYAEYTPGEPVLKGINLEAQPGQTIAIVGPTGAGKTTLVNLLPRFYDVTAGAVTIDGVDVRDVTLASLRRQIGIVLQDTFLFSDTVMNNIRFGRPEASDEEVMAAARLARADDFIRRLPEGYQTVLGERGGGLSQGQRQLIAIARAALADPRILILDEATSSVDTRTERQIQAALEQLLAGRTSFVIAHRLSTIRNADQVLVLVNGEIVERGRHEELLARQGVYYGLYMSQFRHMEVEAPSANGREAVPGLVEGAPGER